A single Triticum urartu cultivar G1812 unplaced genomic scaffold, Tu2.1 TuUngrouped_contig_6147, whole genome shotgun sequence DNA region contains:
- the LOC125530210 gene encoding uncharacterized protein LOC125530210: protein MEGAPRANTRRRRLVERGSDRLAFITGQTRDLPPDPYPDSPVAEPRLQPKHKSHSSEGDLLHKFNASSAVSEIQPVYEPPLLRSRDDETLNKRTYDYGAATVQPKRDMEMRPRSVPPRDMEMRPRSVPPSQPNQADDSSWSLETLKQLVDFTPQEITQAISATELNRCLASILIAFIVVLSNWGLDVGGTISRVLVCTRPLLFLIITNVTIVMSLLMENRDPNARGRQAGISLGSDGLGLMLELGMLLQKASEAMLMDFSICAVIMICFL from the exons ATGGAGGGCGCCCCGAGGGCAAACACGCGGCGCCG CCGGCTGGTCGAAAGGGGATCAGATCGCCTGGCCTTCATCACCGGCCAGACGCGCGACCTCCCCCCCGACCCCTACCCAG ATTCACCGGTTGCCGAGCCCCGTCTACAACCCAAGCATAAGAGCCACAGTAGCGAAGGCGACCTACTCCACAAATTCAACGCAAGCAGCGCAGTTTCTGAGATCCAGCCAGTATATGAGCCGCCGTTGCTGCGGAGCCGTGATGATGAAACCCTCAACAAGAGGACTTATGATTATGGAGCAGCAACTGTGCAGCCTAAGAGGGACATGGAAATGAGACCCAGATCTGTGCCTCCGAGGGACATGGAAATGAGACCCAGATCCGTGCCCCCAAGCCAGCCTAACCAAGCAGACGACTCATCTTGGTCTCTGGAAACTCTGAAGCAACTCGTGGATTTCACGCCGCAGGAGATCACCCAGGCCATCTCAGCCACAGAGCTCAACCGCTGCTTAGCATCCATTCTCATCGCCTTCATTGTGGTTCTTTCGAACTGGGGGCTGGACGTTGGTGGCACCATCAGCAGAGTACTGGTTTGCACAAGGCCGCTCCTGTTCCTCATCATAACGAACGTAACCATCGTCATGTCGTTGCTGATGGAGAACAGGGACCCCAATGCGAGGGGCAGACAGGCCGGCATCAGCCTTGGTTCTGATGGCTTAGGGCTGATGCTGGAGCTCGGGATGCTGCTACAGAAGGCGTCTGAAGCTATGCTGATGGACTTCAGCATTTGCGCTGTCATCATGATCTGTTTTCTTTGA